In Syntrophobacterales bacterium, one genomic interval encodes:
- the gyrB gene encoding DNA topoisomerase (ATP-hydrolyzing) subunit B has product MNLKSDSDYYGAESIKVLEGLEAVRKRPSMYIGSTSKEGLHHLVYEVVDNSIDEASAGFCDKITVIIRMDNSVFVEDNGRGIPVDLHQAEGISAAEVALTKLHAGAKFSNDSYKISGGLHGVGVSVVNALSTYLELEVRREGGVYTQSYARGVPLAPLKMTGKTDGRGTRITFKPDDTIFEDTEFSFDILSNRLRELAFLNSGIKISLTDERIDRQSDYYYEGGIVSFVEYIDRNKKVLIKKPIYIAGSRDDCTVEVALQYNDTYTENIFSFANSINTTEGGTHLIGFRSALTRVINNYATSGNFLKNGKESLKGEDLREGLTCVISVKIRNPQFEGQTKTKLGNSDVKGLVEGIVYDKISTYLEENPSVAKQLIGKFIDAARAREAARHARELTRRKTALEVGSLPGKLADCQERDPSRSEIYLVEGDSAGGSAKQGRDRKNQAILPLRGKVLNVEKARFDKMLQNEELKVIITALGAGIGQEDQDISRLRYHKIIIMTDADVDGLHIRTLLLTFFFRQMREIIERGFLYIAQPPLFKVTSKKRELYIHNELTMQDYVLENGVGKIRLLVGEGPAQQTITGKRLMENIRKAMRIDTILNKFEKDGYDRELISLLASSDLLSEKTFNESWSMTILAESIAAALGEKMEKFALEFDQELGKWKITFHVLSNNIIIKNIFSVDTFKLPKFTEIKSLFIQIVALGVAPYKISALPEAENEEETNIETIETLNGLVEYIVKAGKKGISVQRYKGLGEMNPEQLWETTMNPEKRTLLQVLIEDAVAADEIFTTLMGDQVEPRRDFIFKNAMYASNLDV; this is encoded by the coding sequence ATGAATCTGAAATCTGATAGCGACTATTACGGGGCGGAAAGCATCAAGGTGCTGGAGGGGTTGGAGGCTGTCAGGAAGCGTCCGTCAATGTATATAGGCAGCACCAGCAAAGAGGGATTGCATCACCTTGTTTATGAAGTTGTTGATAACAGCATCGATGAGGCATCAGCTGGATTTTGCGACAAGATTACCGTGATAATAAGGATGGATAACAGCGTTTTTGTTGAAGACAATGGAAGGGGTATTCCCGTTGATCTTCACCAGGCAGAGGGGATCTCGGCCGCCGAAGTTGCCCTTACGAAACTCCATGCCGGCGCAAAATTTTCCAATGACAGTTATAAAATTTCAGGGGGTCTGCACGGCGTAGGAGTGTCGGTAGTTAATGCCCTTTCTACATATCTGGAATTGGAAGTAAGGAGAGAGGGGGGAGTTTACACCCAGTCCTATGCGCGCGGTGTCCCGCTTGCACCTCTCAAGATGACGGGTAAGACGGATGGCCGGGGCACCAGGATAACCTTCAAACCTGACGACACTATTTTTGAAGACACGGAATTTAGTTTTGATATTCTCTCTAACAGATTAAGGGAATTGGCTTTTTTAAATTCCGGGATAAAAATTAGCCTAACAGATGAAAGAATCGATCGTCAAAGCGATTATTATTATGAAGGCGGCATTGTCTCTTTTGTGGAATACATAGACCGCAATAAAAAGGTTCTCATCAAAAAACCGATATATATAGCCGGTTCAAGGGATGATTGCACCGTGGAGGTCGCTCTTCAATATAACGATACCTATACGGAAAACATTTTTTCTTTTGCCAACAGTATCAACACGACCGAGGGAGGAACCCACCTGATTGGTTTCAGGTCTGCCTTGACCCGCGTCATTAATAACTATGCAACAAGCGGGAATTTTTTAAAAAATGGTAAGGAGTCCTTAAAGGGGGAGGATCTTCGAGAGGGACTGACCTGTGTAATCAGCGTAAAGATCAGAAACCCCCAATTTGAGGGTCAGACTAAAACGAAATTGGGAAATAGTGACGTAAAAGGGCTTGTTGAGGGTATTGTGTACGATAAGATAAGCACTTATCTTGAAGAAAATCCATCAGTTGCAAAACAGTTAATTGGAAAATTCATTGACGCGGCCAGGGCGCGTGAGGCAGCCCGTCACGCCCGGGAGCTCACCCGCCGAAAAACAGCGCTTGAGGTCGGCTCCCTTCCGGGAAAACTTGCCGATTGCCAGGAACGCGATCCCTCGCGCAGCGAGATATATCTGGTCGAGGGTGATTCTGCCGGCGGGTCGGCAAAACAGGGCCGTGATCGAAAAAATCAGGCTATTTTGCCGTTGCGCGGCAAAGTGCTGAATGTGGAAAAAGCGCGTTTTGACAAGATGCTGCAAAACGAGGAACTGAAGGTAATTATAACCGCACTGGGGGCGGGAATAGGTCAGGAAGACCAGGATATAAGCAGGCTCCGCTATCACAAGATTATTATCATGACCGATGCCGATGTCGATGGCCTTCACATTCGTACACTGCTTCTCACTTTTTTCTTTAGACAGATGAGGGAAATTATTGAAAGGGGATTTCTTTACATCGCTCAGCCGCCGCTTTTCAAGGTAACAAGCAAAAAACGGGAACTATACATCCATAACGAACTGACGATGCAGGATTACGTTCTGGAAAACGGAGTTGGCAAGATTCGTTTATTGGTTGGCGAAGGACCTGCACAACAGACGATAACCGGGAAGCGGTTAATGGAAAATATCCGCAAGGCTATGCGCATCGATACAATACTTAACAAATTTGAAAAGGATGGATACGACCGGGAGTTAATTTCCCTGTTGGCGTCCTCTGATTTATTATCTGAAAAAACATTCAACGAGAGCTGGTCAATGACAATATTAGCCGAGAGCATAGCCGCGGCGCTCGGGGAAAAAATGGAAAAATTTGCCCTGGAATTCGATCAGGAGTTGGGGAAGTGGAAAATAACGTTTCATGTTTTGTCAAACAATATAATTATTAAAAATATCTTTAGCGTTGACACCTTTAAACTCCCCAAATTTACGGAAATAAAATCACTTTTTATCCAGATTGTCGCTCTGGGAGTGGCACCCTATAAGATCAGCGCCCTCCCGGAAGCGGAAAATGAGGAAGAAACAAACATTGAAACCATAGAGACGTTGAACGGACTGGTCGAATATATTGTCAAGGCCGGGAAGAAGGGTATCTCGGTGCAGAGATATAAGGGCCTCGGGGAAATGAACCCGGAACAATTATGGGAAACAACGATGAATCCTGAAAAAAGAACGCTACTTCAGGTGCTTATAGAAGACGCCGTTGCCGCCGATGAGATATTCACTACGCTTATGGGCGATCAGGTTGAGCCAAGACGAGATTTTATCTTCAAAAACGCGATGTACGCATCCAATCTGGACGTCTAA